The proteins below come from a single Prolixibacter sp. NT017 genomic window:
- a CDS encoding glycoside hydrolase family 97 protein — protein MTKHKHAIYPTRYSHILLVLFLLAFPVIPALAEKSFFDLHSPDGHINIAINLTDHIDYAVCYDDTVLMDSCSMALALKDETLGSNPELVAHRIYTINETIKRPVPLRNALVNNNCNVLVLRFQKHYSVEFRAYNDGVAYRFVTRQGERKIDVTDEVVDLHTPDTCDMVVTPTASFRTAYEISYVRTTSGKNADLHKSTLPVLIDTRKGYKILVSEADLFDYPCLFLKGEKGNRSKGVFPKCPLEFGPDGDRSLKIVKRANYIARTDGNRSFPWRVFMISHNDRQIFENEMVFKLSRTNQLGKTDWIKPGQVTWEWWHDARLYGVDFKSGYNTNSYKYYIDFASKFGIPYIIMDEGWAKSTLDPYTPNPNIDLFRLIHYGQTRHVKIILWLTWLTVQNHPELFKTFSKWGIAGVKIDFMDRSDQWMVNFYERVAREAAQYHLFVDYHGAFKPAGMERAFPNILAYEGVVGMEQNISGGRATPDNNAYLPFIRNVVGPMDFTPGAMTSVHPEDYCSTRTNPESMGTRAYQLALYVVFESGLQMLADNPFYYYREKECTDFITHVPVLWDETRVMAARVGSYFVVAKRRGDKWFIGAITNSSVCDLTLHLNFLTTGRSYQMTAFEDGINADVQAMDYRKITKTVQQGDSLQIHMVRDGGWTAVFQ, from the coding sequence ATGACAAAACACAAACATGCGATTTATCCGACTCGTTACAGTCACATACTTTTGGTACTGTTTCTGCTGGCTTTTCCGGTTATTCCTGCCCTGGCTGAAAAATCTTTTTTTGACCTTCATTCTCCGGACGGTCATATCAACATAGCAATTAATTTAACCGACCATATAGATTATGCCGTTTGTTATGATGATACGGTTTTGATGGATAGTTGCTCGATGGCTCTTGCTCTGAAAGACGAAACTTTAGGAAGCAATCCGGAATTGGTCGCACATCGCATCTATACTATCAATGAAACGATTAAGCGTCCGGTGCCGCTTCGAAACGCATTAGTTAATAACAATTGTAATGTGTTGGTACTACGTTTTCAAAAACACTATTCGGTCGAATTCAGAGCATACAATGATGGGGTTGCTTATCGTTTCGTTACCCGGCAGGGAGAGCGGAAAATAGATGTGACGGATGAAGTAGTCGACTTGCACACTCCTGATACCTGTGATATGGTGGTTACGCCAACTGCTTCGTTTCGGACTGCTTATGAGATTTCCTATGTCCGAACAACTTCAGGGAAGAATGCGGATTTGCATAAAAGTACGTTACCGGTGTTGATCGATACCCGGAAAGGATATAAAATCCTGGTATCAGAAGCAGATCTATTTGACTATCCATGTTTATTTTTGAAAGGAGAAAAAGGAAACCGATCAAAAGGAGTTTTCCCCAAATGCCCTCTGGAATTTGGTCCGGATGGCGATCGGAGTTTGAAGATCGTGAAAAGAGCTAATTATATCGCCCGGACCGATGGAAACAGAAGCTTTCCGTGGAGGGTGTTCATGATTAGTCATAACGACCGACAAATATTCGAAAATGAAATGGTCTTTAAGTTATCACGGACAAATCAACTGGGAAAAACTGACTGGATTAAGCCTGGCCAGGTGACCTGGGAATGGTGGCACGACGCTCGTTTGTACGGAGTCGATTTTAAATCGGGATATAACACCAATTCATATAAATATTATATCGATTTTGCTTCTAAATTTGGTATCCCTTATATCATCATGGATGAAGGCTGGGCTAAAAGTACACTGGACCCATATACACCAAACCCTAATATCGATTTGTTTCGGCTCATCCACTATGGTCAGACCAGGCATGTTAAAATTATCCTGTGGCTTACCTGGCTTACGGTTCAAAATCATCCGGAACTTTTCAAAACGTTCAGTAAATGGGGAATTGCCGGCGTAAAGATTGATTTCATGGATCGGAGTGATCAATGGATGGTCAATTTCTACGAGCGTGTAGCGAGGGAGGCAGCCCAATATCATCTGTTTGTCGACTACCATGGAGCTTTTAAACCGGCAGGAATGGAGCGGGCTTTTCCCAATATTCTTGCTTACGAGGGAGTGGTCGGAATGGAACAGAATATTAGCGGAGGAAGGGCGACTCCTGATAATAATGCTTATCTCCCGTTTATTCGGAATGTGGTGGGACCAATGGATTTTACGCCAGGTGCCATGACCTCTGTACATCCGGAAGATTACTGCTCAACACGAACGAACCCGGAAAGCATGGGGACGCGTGCCTACCAACTAGCCTTGTATGTGGTTTTTGAAAGCGGCCTCCAGATGTTGGCAGATAACCCGTTTTATTACTACCGGGAAAAGGAATGCACAGATTTTATCACTCATGTTCCGGTGCTCTGGGATGAAACCAGGGTAATGGCAGCCCGGGTTGGCTCATATTTCGTTGTCGCAAAGCGAAGAGGGGATAAATGGTTCATCGGAGCAATAACCAATAGTTCTGTCTGTGATTTGACGCTCCATCTTAATTTTTTAACCACGGGACGAAGCTACCAGATGACTGCTTTTGAGGATGGTATAAATGCAGACGTCCAGGCCATGGATTATAGAAAAATAACCAAAACAGTTCAACAGGGTGACAGTTTGCAAATCCATATGGTTCGCGATGGAGGATGGACCGCTGTGTTTCAATGA
- a CDS encoding GH92 family glycosyl hydrolase — translation MIKQIVTVLVGLMLAGSLQAQKKLTQYVNPFLGTAPLTNTQDIGYHPPEGWRVWAGLVFPGASVPNAMVQLSPVTKFHTGAGYQYEDTIIQAFTHTCKGHWNLCNIPVLPVSGKISADNFGSVFSHDDESAHPGYYQVNLKRYGINAELTSTLHCGFHRYSYPKGDNKKLVVNLPVSNERVRDWGIKQEGAHAFSGYQETGSRIYFYAQTNIEIQRIEELKQSGKDLPVVSFKQDTAALEMKIGLSFVSVANARENLEAELGNKSFEEVKDEAADEWENLLSKVVVSGGTEEQKELFYSSLYRSFLWPALRSDVNGQFMDEGGKVVKKNFRYYTLPSLWDTYRNKLVLLGWLSPGVTGDVIQSLVDRGEVTGFIPTFFHGDHAAAFIAGSYLRGIHNFDTKEAYRLLLRNATVAGGTRPYLAEYIEKGYISTPEVKNPNVETKAKAAVTKTLEYAYDDYAVALLAKVFHDQKNYQALMKRSENYRHLFDPSSGLMRGRLANGKWVTPFNPEYPYYEYMYREANAWQSSFFVPQNPRGLIDLYPSKKAFEEKLDSLFTIPWNSKYIARNVSSFIGQYCHGNQPDHNYPYLYYFIGKQPKSQAVIDSIMNHFYGMGKDGLALCGMDDAGEMSSWYVFNAIGLYPYSPADPNYIVTVPVFDKVEIRLDDQSTFTIERKGVGKRIRSITYDQQPLDGWFISHKKLKEGGRIIITTE, via the coding sequence ATGATAAAACAGATAGTTACCGTACTGGTCGGACTGATGCTGGCGGGTTCGTTGCAGGCACAAAAAAAATTAACACAATATGTCAATCCCTTTTTAGGAACTGCTCCCTTAACAAACACTCAGGATATTGGCTACCACCCTCCTGAGGGGTGGCGGGTTTGGGCCGGATTGGTATTTCCCGGAGCTTCAGTTCCTAACGCTATGGTGCAGTTAAGTCCGGTAACCAAATTTCATACAGGGGCCGGATACCAATATGAGGATACCATTATACAAGCTTTTACTCATACGTGTAAAGGACACTGGAACTTGTGTAATATACCCGTTTTACCGGTATCAGGAAAAATATCCGCCGATAACTTTGGGTCAGTCTTTAGCCATGATGATGAATCTGCTCATCCCGGATATTATCAAGTGAACCTGAAACGGTATGGAATTAATGCTGAGTTGACTTCCACTTTACATTGTGGTTTTCACCGTTATTCTTATCCGAAAGGCGACAATAAAAAACTCGTTGTAAACCTGCCCGTTTCCAATGAGCGTGTCCGGGATTGGGGGATAAAACAGGAAGGCGCACATGCCTTCAGTGGCTATCAGGAAACCGGGTCCCGGATTTATTTTTATGCTCAGACCAATATAGAGATTCAACGAATAGAGGAGTTGAAGCAAAGCGGTAAAGATCTGCCTGTTGTCAGTTTTAAACAAGACACAGCAGCTCTGGAAATGAAAATAGGCCTTTCATTTGTAAGCGTTGCTAATGCCAGGGAAAATCTGGAAGCTGAATTGGGCAACAAAAGTTTTGAAGAGGTAAAAGACGAGGCTGCTGACGAATGGGAGAATCTGCTTTCGAAAGTCGTGGTTTCGGGAGGTACCGAAGAACAAAAGGAGCTGTTTTATTCCTCTTTGTATCGGTCTTTTTTGTGGCCTGCTTTGCGAAGTGATGTGAATGGTCAATTTATGGATGAGGGTGGCAAAGTCGTGAAAAAGAATTTCAGGTATTATACGCTTCCTTCACTTTGGGATACTTACAGGAACAAGTTGGTATTATTGGGATGGCTATCGCCTGGAGTTACCGGTGATGTTATTCAATCGCTGGTGGATCGGGGAGAGGTTACAGGGTTTATCCCAACATTCTTTCATGGAGACCATGCGGCAGCATTTATTGCCGGTTCTTATCTTAGAGGAATCCATAATTTTGATACGAAAGAGGCTTATCGTCTGCTGCTTAGAAATGCTACGGTGGCAGGCGGTACGAGACCTTACCTGGCAGAATACATCGAGAAAGGATATATATCCACCCCGGAGGTAAAGAATCCAAATGTAGAGACCAAGGCGAAAGCGGCTGTTACCAAAACACTGGAATATGCTTACGATGACTATGCGGTAGCTTTGCTTGCAAAAGTATTTCATGACCAGAAAAATTATCAGGCTTTGATGAAACGTTCGGAAAACTATCGACACCTGTTCGATCCTTCATCAGGTCTGATGAGGGGGCGTCTTGCAAATGGGAAATGGGTGACACCGTTCAATCCTGAATACCCATATTATGAATATATGTATCGGGAAGCTAATGCCTGGCAATCGTCTTTTTTTGTACCGCAAAATCCGCGGGGACTAATCGATCTATACCCAAGTAAAAAGGCATTTGAAGAAAAGCTGGATTCTTTATTTACGATTCCCTGGAATAGCAAATACATAGCCAGAAATGTCTCTTCTTTTATCGGTCAATATTGTCATGGAAACCAGCCCGACCATAACTATCCCTACCTCTATTATTTTATAGGGAAACAGCCAAAATCACAGGCGGTCATCGACAGTATTATGAACCATTTCTACGGTATGGGAAAAGACGGATTGGCTTTATGCGGAATGGATGATGCAGGCGAAATGTCTTCCTGGTATGTATTTAATGCTATCGGGCTATATCCCTACTCTCCGGCTGACCCAAATTATATCGTTACGGTACCGGTTTTTGATAAGGTCGAGATCCGTCTGGATGATCAGTCAACATTCACGATTGAGAGGAAAGGTGTCGGAAAGCGGATCCGTAGTATCACCTATGATCAACAACCGCTAGATGGCTGGTTTATTTCCCATAAAAAATTGAAAGAGGGAGGTAGAATAATTATCACAACTGAATAG